A section of the Leptotrichia buccalis C-1013-b genome encodes:
- a CDS encoding sensor histidine kinase: MKNLKLEDRISANYALLFLVLILVSNIILVYSLKRQSNKMLEKSADDKIEEINSFLDKVGIFSDKTNVLTLDFNPEIVEGKKIIHVKPFNPGEDNYLYVLEIEQKNDSIIPINTVGDTDTEEATITNEKMVELLKNSNLKNNSSDGKIINIEKNKYFVFEVSRQIKNYKFNIYTLKNVTQENKIYKRLEYLVILFTIIGVVITVIVSKLLSRRILRPINNVIKTAKSISTDDLSKRIEIPKGEDELQNLILIINEMLDRLETSFENQTKFVSDASHELRTPLAIIKGYAEIIRKRGTTDIDIFVESIDSIISETDNMRNLIQKLLFLAKGEITKINTKFVDIDANEMVHQIHSDTVVSIKTHSFHLEMGKDYKIKGDETLLQQAIRALIENAVKYSEPHTNVYIKSFIKNGFGRISIRDEGVGISDEDAKRIFDRFYRVDLSRTKATGGTGLGLAIVKRIVEIHNGKIEIDSKMNEGTEISIVLPIEKIIINKDEESLKNVKKEKSERKSAVFSFLKKERENKKRKIGRKNNG, from the coding sequence ATGAAAAATTTAAAATTAGAAGATCGTATTTCAGCAAATTACGCTCTTCTATTTTTGGTATTAATATTAGTTTCTAATATTATTTTAGTTTATTCATTGAAAAGGCAGTCTAATAAAATGCTTGAAAAGTCTGCTGATGATAAGATTGAAGAAATAAACAGTTTTTTAGATAAAGTTGGAATTTTTTCAGACAAAACAAATGTCCTGACACTTGATTTTAATCCTGAAATTGTGGAAGGGAAAAAGATTATTCACGTAAAACCGTTTAATCCTGGTGAAGATAATTATTTGTATGTTTTAGAAATTGAACAAAAAAATGATTCGATAATTCCTATTAATACAGTTGGAGATACTGATACAGAGGAAGCGACGATAACAAATGAAAAAATGGTAGAATTGCTAAAAAATTCTAATTTAAAAAATAATTCTTCTGACGGAAAAATAATAAATATTGAAAAAAATAAATATTTTGTTTTTGAAGTAAGCCGTCAAATAAAAAATTATAAATTTAACATTTACACTTTAAAAAATGTAACTCAGGAAAATAAAATTTATAAAAGGCTAGAATATCTTGTTATTTTATTTACAATAATCGGAGTTGTCATAACAGTTATTGTATCAAAATTATTAAGCAGAAGAATTTTAAGACCAATTAATAACGTTATAAAAACGGCAAAAAGTATTTCAACTGATGATTTGAGTAAAAGAATAGAAATTCCAAAAGGAGAAGATGAATTACAAAATTTAATCCTTATTATAAATGAAATGCTGGATAGGCTTGAAACTTCATTTGAAAATCAAACAAAATTTGTATCAGATGCTTCCCACGAATTACGTACACCACTTGCGATAATAAAAGGGTATGCTGAAATCATACGAAAACGTGGAACCACAGATATTGACATCTTTGTAGAATCAATTGATTCAATTATAAGTGAAACCGACAATATGCGTAATTTAATTCAAAAACTTTTATTTTTAGCTAAAGGTGAAATTACCAAAATTAATACAAAATTTGTAGATATTGATGCAAATGAAATGGTTCATCAAATTCATTCTGATACTGTAGTTTCTATAAAAACTCATAGTTTCCATCTGGAAATGGGAAAAGATTATAAAATCAAAGGTGATGAAACATTACTGCAACAAGCAATCAGAGCTTTGATTGAAAATGCTGTAAAATATTCTGAACCGCATACAAATGTTTATATAAAATCCTTTATTAAGAACGGATTTGGAAGAATCTCAATTCGAGATGAAGGTGTTGGAATTTCTGATGAAGATGCAAAAAGAATTTTTGACAGATTCTATAGAGTTGATTTGTCCAGAACAAAAGCTACTGGCGGAACTGGACTTGGACTTGCAATAGTAAAAAGAATTGTGGAAATTCATAATGGAAAAATTGAGATAGATTCTAAAATGAATGAAGGAACAGAAATTTCAATTGTATTGCCGATTGAGAAGATTATCATAAATAAAGATGAAGAAAGTTTAAAAAATGTGAAAAAGGAAAAATCTGAAAGAAAAAGTGCAGTATTTAGTTTTTTAAAAAAGGAAAGAGAAAATAAAAAAAGAAAAATAGGAAGGAAAAATAATGGCTAG